The following are from one region of the Salvia hispanica cultivar TCC Black 2014 chromosome 1, UniMelb_Shisp_WGS_1.0, whole genome shotgun sequence genome:
- the LOC125188575 gene encoding protein FAR1-RELATED SEQUENCE 5-like: MDDLTNPGGSLFDTDSDSDLEPESDNTTVEVSYLPDCPSQLKPYVGQIFPKLDDATEFYNKYARHVGFDTRKHGSKKEGDLVTWLYVVCSREGEKKNKMQGHESKRRRSSRKCFCKSKIGIKFCKGIGYVVKQFEEKHNHDMVEGRHRRFMRLNRNIDLMHQKFILDCASANIGPTLTFKLLNEVLGGMDYVGCTVVEVRNYRRDLRAFTRGADAQMILNEMSRKKENCPAFTYDFEVNSKDRLTRLFWCDPIAKKNFHLYGDIVSFDTTYSTNRYCMIFAPFTGKDNHGRHVTFGAGLLSKENADSFSWLFERFVKCMGSAPKLIITDQDLGMKVAVERVLVDTRHRWCMWHIMFKVVEKLPKSQLGNEDLKKELNSCVWSELIEPEEFEESWNNVMEKYGLKDNEWFTSMFDSRKYWVPAYFRDFPMSSLIKTTSISESQNIFFKRYSKSQSNLVEFLMYYNNALDGQRSNNNRLEYLDFNTIPTLKTNSALEKHASTIYSDSGFNLIQSEIEEAVDNVTMVTVSTVGENEIYVLNDKFSKNWTVSYSISCDSYACGCKMFERLGLVCSHIFWILRNKKLKLVPDELHGGRWLKSKFVKPVHFGFDDNIESFIVVDDTKQEYRDMHAVFYDITRLIEGDGDKIRAFRHIMAEGKKEVLGEGNVLSISEKRQMIEDFHGSEVPSRRTLSKIAELNNAALKEDYVTAQELYNETPNLIRTPITGGEVALHIAAVEGHETFVSKSLEIMEKDDVAAQNVIGALHYASLQLLATSKLLD; the protein is encoded by the exons ATGGACGATCTTACTAATCCAGGAGGATCTCTTTTTGATACGGATTCAGATTCAGATTTAGAGCCAGAATCAGATAATACCACGGTTGAAG TGTCATACCTACCTGACTGTCCATCCCAACTAAAGCCCTATGTAGGACAGATTTTTCCTAAACTTGATGATGCTACTGAGTTCTATAATAAGTATGCACGGCATGTTGGGTTTGACACTCGTAAACATGGATCAAAGAAGGAGGGGGATCTTGTCACATGGTTATATGTTGTGTGCAGTAGAGAAGgtgagaagaaaaataaaatgcaaggGCATGAGTCAAAACGCAGACGTTCTTCTAGGAAGTGTTTTTGCAAGTCTAAAATTGGGATTAAGTTTTGTAAGGGAATTGGTTATGTTGTCAAACAGTTTGaagaaaaacataatcatGATATGGTTGAGGGACGCCATAGGCGATTCATGAGGCTGAATCGCAACATTGATCTAATGCATCAGAAATTTATATTAGATTGTGCAAGTGCAAACATAGGTCCTACGTTGACTTTTAAGTTGCTGAATGAGGTTCTTGGTGGGATGGATTACGTTGGGTGTACGGTTGTAGAAGTTCGAAATTATAGGCGCGACTTGAGAGCATTTACTCGTGGGGCAGATGCACAGATGATACTTAATGAAATGAGCCGAAAGAAGGAGAATTGTCCGGCATTCACTTATGATTTTGAGGTGAACTCCAAAGATAGGCTCACTCGTCTTTTCTGGTGTGATCCCATTGCTAAGAAGAATTTCCATCTCTACGGTGATATAGTATCGTTTGACACAACCTATTCAACTAACAG GTACTGCATGATATTTGCACCGTTCACAGGAAAAGACAACCATGGAAGACATGTAACATTTGGTGCAGGCTTATTATCTAAGGAAAATGCCGATTCTTTCTCATGGTTGTTTGAACGTTTTGTCAAATGCATGGGTTCTGCACCAAAATTGATCATTACTGATCAGGATTTGGGAATGAAGGTTGCTGTGGAAAGAGTCCTTGTTGATACAAGACATCGATGGTGCATGTGGCACATCATGTTTAAAGTTGTGGAAAAGTTACCAAAGAGTCAACTTGGCAATGAAGATTTGAAAAAGGAGTTAAATAGTTGTGTTTGGTCTGAGTTGATAGAGCCTGAAGAATTTGAAGAATCCTGGAATAATGTAATGGAAAAATATGGGCTTAAGGACAATGAGTGGTTTACCTCTATGTTTGACTCACGAAAATATTGG GTTCCTGCATATTTTAGGGATTTTCCAATGAGTTCACTGATAAAGACCACATCTATATCTGAATCTCAGAACATATTCTTCAAGAGGTACTCCAAGTCTCAATCTAATCTTGTTGAATTTCTTATGTATTACAACAATGCATTGGATGGTCAAAGGAGCAACAATAATAGGCTTGAATACTTGGATTTTAACACAATTCCAACTTTGAAAACAAATTCGGCTCTTGAGAAGCATGCATCAACAATTTACAGTGACAGTGGTTTCAATCTAATTCAGAGTGAGATTGAGGAAGCAGTCGATAATGTCACCATGGTGACAGTGTCAACCGTTGGTGAGAATGAGATTTATGTGTTGAATGATAAGTTCTCAAAGAACTGGACAGTTTCATACTCAATTTCTTGTGATTCATATGCATGTGGTTGTAAGATGTTTGAGAGGCTTGGGCTCGTTTGCAGTCACATATTTTGGATCttgagaaacaaaaaattgaagttagTCCCTGATGAGTTACATGGAGGACGCTGGTTGAAATCTAAATTTGTCAAGCCTGTGCATTTTGGTTTTGATGATAATATTGAGTCATTTATTGTTGTGGATGACACGAAGCAGGAATACAGGGATATGCATGCAGTTTTTTATGATATCACACGGCTTATAGAGGGAGATGGTGATAAAATTCGTGCATTTAGACATATTATGGctgaagggaaaaaagaagTACTTGGTGAGGGAAATGTATTGTCTATAAGTGAAAAGAGACAGATGATTGAGGATTTTCATGGCTCAGAAGTCCCTA GCCGAAGAACATTAAGTAAGATCGCGGAGCTAAACAATGCTGCACTGAAGGAAGACTATGTTACTGCACAAGAGCTATATAATGAAACCCCAAACTTGATCAGAACTCCCATAACAGGAGGTGAAGTCGCACTTCACATAGCCGCAGTCGAAGGCCATGAAACCTTCGTCTCAAAGTCATTGGAAATCATGGAAAAAGATGACGTGGCAGCTCAGAACGTGATAGGTGCACTGCACTATGCTTCGCTGCAACTGTTGGCCACATCAAAATTGCTAGATTAA
- the LOC125206674 gene encoding uncharacterized protein LOC125206674 translates to MKQGELTLEQLWHRLQNIWMSIDRRKPNPMKYAEDITIYNIERQETRLFQFLMALNDNYEATRKEILKMDPLSSVKNAYATVRREATNEGVLKPVKTQGNPADEGIGAGLAIRGGGRSGLTPQREDDRRYEDDKNKLVCTHCGGRKHTKEQCFLIVGYPDWWEEMKRKRANWNGNNRGGRGNGDHRNRAAGAANLAGSTGCSTAGRNEAGGSGSAAAQIGDEIASASVVKGYSDGDDCWAWH, encoded by the exons ATGAAGCAGGGCGAACTGACCCTCGAGCAACTGTGGCATCGACTCCAGAATATCTGGATGTCGATTGATCGAAGAAAACCGAATCCGATGAAGTATGCAGAGGACATTACCATCTACAACATAGAGAGGCAAGAGACAAGGCTGTTCCAATTCTTGATGGCCCTTAATGATAACTACGAAGCAACCCGGAAGGAGATCCTAAAAATGGACCCTCTGTCCTCGGTGAAAAACGCCTACGCCACCGTCCGACGTGAAGCCACAAACGAAGGGGTGCTCAAACCAGTCAAAACTCAAGGAAACCCAGCAGACGAAGGCATTGGAGCAGGGCTAGCAATTCGCGGCGGCGGACGGAGCGGGCTGACTCCACAACGAGAAGATGACCGGCGCTACGAGGatgacaaaaacaaattagtCTGTACACACTGCGGTGGAAGAAAACACACCAAGGAACAATGCTTCCTCATCGTCGGCTATCCCGATTGGTGGGAGGAGATGAAGCGAAAACGGGCAAATTGGAACGGCAACAATCGAGGAGGTAGAGGGAACGGCGACCACCGCAATCGGGCTGCCGGCGCTGCTAATTTAGCTGGTAGCACCGGCTGCTCCACCGCCGGAAGAAATGAAGCTGGAGGGTCAGGGAGTGCAGCGGCGCAGATTGGAGATGAAATCGCGTCTGCTAGCGTTGTGAAAG GATATTCAGACGGGGATGATtgttgggcgtggcactga